In Methylocystis echinoides, one genomic interval encodes:
- a CDS encoding TetR/AcrR family transcriptional regulator, which produces MQVKRGYHHGSLKQALVDAGVELLAEGGPAALTLTEAARRAGVTPAAPYRHFSGRDALLAEIARQGFETFGDKIEAAWNEGRPDARTAMRAMCAAYLAFAREETGLYAAMFGQAATLADPQAGGAADHALEILWRAVVAWLQQAGAPAQGARHVALQIWALAHGVAMLTISGHFDAAKTADPMMVLEGAVEGVMAAAVGRTAGTR; this is translated from the coding sequence ATGCAGGTGAAACGCGGCTATCATCACGGTTCGCTCAAGCAGGCGCTGGTCGACGCGGGCGTCGAGCTTCTCGCGGAAGGCGGCCCCGCGGCCTTGACCCTCACCGAAGCCGCGCGGCGCGCCGGCGTCACGCCCGCGGCCCCCTATCGCCATTTCTCCGGCCGCGACGCGCTGCTCGCCGAAATCGCCCGGCAGGGCTTCGAAACCTTCGGAGACAAGATCGAGGCCGCCTGGAACGAGGGCCGTCCCGACGCGCGAACGGCGATGCGCGCCATGTGCGCCGCCTATCTGGCCTTCGCCCGCGAGGAGACCGGGCTTTACGCCGCCATGTTCGGCCAAGCGGCGACGCTCGCCGATCCGCAGGCCGGCGGCGCCGCCGATCATGCGCTGGAAATCCTGTGGCGCGCGGTCGTCGCCTGGCTGCAGCAGGCCGGCGCCCCGGCGCAGGGGGCGCGTCATGTGGCGCTGCAGATCTGGGCGCTTGCCCATGGCGTCGCCATGTTGACGATCTCCGGGCATTTCGATGCTGCGAAGACGGCCGACCCCATGATGGTGCTGGAGGGCGCGGTCGAGGGGGTGATGGCGGCGGCGGTCGGGAGAACCGCGGGGACGCGATAA
- a CDS encoding glutathione S-transferase N-terminal domain-containing protein has protein sequence MFTLYYHPGACSLAAHIALEWIGAPYATKEVEFGDKEYLKINPAGAVPALDDGSGWILTQDAAILRYLAHRHPQARLAVEGGDKEQAEADRWSFFITGDLHPAFFPLFVPNRYTRAREKEAFDDIREAAKALAHKKFLLVDAQLTGKRFFLGDKRSYLDAYVFPMERWAQTLLDDGLSAFPAVRAHHDMMAADPAVQRVLAAEGA, from the coding sequence ATGTTCACGCTCTACTACCATCCCGGCGCCTGCTCGCTCGCCGCCCACATCGCCCTCGAATGGATCGGCGCGCCCTACGCCACGAAGGAAGTCGAATTCGGCGACAAGGAATATCTGAAGATCAACCCCGCCGGGGCCGTGCCCGCGCTCGACGACGGGTCGGGCTGGATCCTGACCCAGGACGCCGCGATCCTGCGCTACCTCGCCCATCGCCACCCCCAGGCAAGGCTTGCAGTCGAGGGCGGCGACAAGGAGCAGGCGGAAGCCGACCGCTGGAGCTTTTTCATCACCGGCGACCTGCACCCGGCCTTCTTCCCGCTCTTCGTGCCGAATCGCTATACGCGGGCGCGGGAGAAGGAGGCCTTCGACGATATCCGCGAGGCGGCGAAGGCGCTTGCGCACAAGAAATTCCTGCTCGTCGACGCGCAGTTGACCGGGAAGCGTTTTTTCCTGGGCGACAAGCGCAGCTATCTCGACGCCTATGTCTTCCCGATGGAGCGCTGGGCGCAGACGCTGCTCGACGACGGGCTTTCCGCCTTTCCGGCCGTGCGCGCCCATCACGACATGATGGCGGCCGACCCGGCGGTGCAGCGGGTTCTCGCCGCCGAAGGCGCCTGA
- the ilvC gene encoding ketol-acid reductoisomerase has protein sequence MRVYYDRDADINLIKGKKVAIIGYGSQGFAHALNLKESGVPEVAVGLRSGSASAAKAEAAGLKVMSVPEAAKWADVVMMLTPDELQGEIYANELAPNLKQGAALFFAHGLNIHFNLIEPRKDLDVLMVAPKGPGHTVRGEYLKGGGVPCLVAVHQDASGNAKDIALSYASAIGGGKAGIIETTFREECETDLFGEQVVLCGGLVELIRNGFETLVEAGYAPEMAYFECLHEVKLIVDLIYEGGIANMNYSVSNTAEYGEYVTGPRIITPETKAEMKRVLEDIQSGKFTRDWMLENKVNQTSFKATRARNAAHPIEDVGARLRAMMPWIGKNKLVDKERN, from the coding sequence ATGCGCGTTTACTACGATCGGGACGCCGACATCAATTTGATCAAGGGCAAGAAGGTCGCCATCATCGGCTACGGCAGCCAGGGCTTCGCTCACGCCCTCAATCTCAAGGAAAGCGGCGTTCCCGAGGTCGCGGTCGGCCTGCGTTCCGGCTCCGCCTCCGCCGCCAAGGCCGAAGCCGCCGGCCTCAAAGTGATGTCGGTGCCGGAGGCCGCCAAATGGGCCGACGTCGTCATGATGCTGACGCCCGACGAGCTGCAGGGCGAGATCTACGCCAATGAGCTGGCCCCCAATCTCAAGCAGGGCGCGGCGCTCTTCTTCGCGCATGGCCTCAACATCCACTTCAATCTCATCGAGCCGCGCAAGGATCTCGACGTGCTGATGGTCGCCCCCAAGGGCCCCGGCCATACGGTGCGCGGCGAATATTTGAAGGGCGGCGGCGTGCCCTGCCTCGTCGCCGTGCATCAGGACGCCTCCGGCAACGCCAAGGACATCGCGCTCTCCTATGCGTCCGCCATCGGCGGCGGCAAGGCCGGCATCATCGAGACGACCTTCCGCGAGGAATGCGAGACCGATCTCTTCGGCGAGCAGGTCGTGCTCTGCGGCGGCCTCGTCGAACTGATCCGCAACGGCTTCGAGACGCTGGTCGAGGCCGGCTATGCGCCGGAGATGGCCTATTTCGAGTGCCTGCACGAAGTGAAGCTCATCGTCGACCTCATCTATGAGGGCGGCATCGCCAATATGAATTATTCGGTCTCCAACACGGCTGAGTATGGCGAGTACGTCACCGGCCCGCGCATCATCACGCCCGAGACCAAGGCCGAGATGAAGCGCGTTCTCGAGGACATTCAGTCCGGCAAATTCACCCGCGACTGGATGCTCGAGAACAAGGTCAACCAGACCTCCTTCAAGGCGACCCGCGCCCGCAACGCCGCGCATCCGATCGAGGACGTCGGCGCGCGCCTGCGCGCGATGATGCCCTGGATCGGCAAGAACAAGCTTGTCGACAAAGAGCGTAACTGA
- a CDS encoding acetolactate synthase 3 large subunit, whose protein sequence is MSKEMTGAEMVVEALKDQGVEIIFGYPGGAVLPIYDVLFHQERVKHILVRHEQGAAHAAEGYARSSGKVGVLLVTSGPGATNTVTGLTDALMDSIPVVCITGQVPTHLIGSDAFQECDTVGITRHCTKHNYLVKNVADLPRILHEAFYVARSGRPGPVVIDIPKDVQFARGVYTPPRGAQHKTYQPKLDADMEQIREAVKLMAAAKRPIFYTGGGVINSGPSASTLLRELVSLTGFPITSTLMGLGAYPGSGQNWLGMLGMHGTYEANNAMHDCDLMIAVGARFDDRITGRLDAFSPGSKKIHIDIDRSSINKNVKVDLAIVGDCAHVLEALVRTWRAEAMHAEKQPLDHWWAQIDDWRGKKSLAFRNSDTTIKPQYAVQRLYALTRDRDVYITTEVGQHQMWAAQHYHFDEPNRWMTSGGLGTMGYGLPAAIGAQLAHPNALVIDIAGEASILMNIQEMSTAIQYRLPVKIFILNNEYMGMVRQWQELLHGGRYSHSYSEALPDFVKLAEAFGGKGVRCSDPKLLDAAIQEMLDYDGPVIFDCLVDKVENCFPMIPSGKAHNDMLLADLSDDAGVDIGAIIDEKGKMLV, encoded by the coding sequence ATGTCGAAGGAAATGACCGGCGCAGAAATGGTTGTCGAAGCCCTGAAGGATCAGGGCGTCGAGATTATTTTCGGCTATCCGGGCGGCGCGGTGCTTCCGATCTATGACGTGCTCTTCCATCAGGAGCGGGTGAAGCACATTCTCGTGCGCCACGAACAGGGCGCGGCGCATGCGGCCGAAGGCTATGCGCGCTCTTCCGGCAAGGTCGGCGTGCTGCTCGTCACCTCCGGCCCCGGCGCCACCAATACGGTGACGGGCCTCACCGACGCGTTGATGGACTCGATCCCCGTGGTCTGCATCACCGGACAGGTGCCGACGCATCTCATCGGCTCCGACGCATTCCAGGAATGCGACACGGTCGGCATCACGCGCCACTGCACCAAGCACAATTATCTCGTCAAGAACGTCGCGGATCTGCCGCGCATTCTGCACGAGGCGTTTTATGTCGCGCGTTCCGGTCGTCCCGGCCCGGTGGTGATCGACATTCCCAAGGACGTGCAGTTCGCCCGGGGGGTCTATACGCCGCCGCGCGGGGCGCAGCACAAGACCTATCAGCCCAAGCTCGACGCCGACATGGAGCAGATCCGCGAGGCCGTGAAGCTGATGGCCGCCGCCAAGCGTCCGATCTTCTATACGGGCGGCGGCGTCATCAATTCCGGCCCCTCGGCCTCGACGCTGCTGCGCGAGCTCGTGAGCCTCACAGGCTTTCCGATCACCTCGACGCTGATGGGGCTCGGCGCCTATCCGGGTTCGGGCCAGAACTGGCTCGGCATGCTCGGCATGCACGGCACCTATGAAGCCAATAACGCCATGCATGACTGCGATCTGATGATCGCGGTCGGCGCGCGTTTCGACGACCGCATCACCGGCCGCCTCGACGCTTTCTCGCCGGGCTCGAAGAAGATCCACATCGACATCGACCGCTCGTCGATCAACAAGAACGTCAAGGTCGATCTCGCCATCGTCGGCGATTGCGCCCACGTGCTGGAAGCGCTGGTGCGCACCTGGCGCGCCGAGGCGATGCACGCCGAGAAGCAGCCGCTCGATCATTGGTGGGCGCAGATCGACGACTGGCGCGGCAAGAAGTCGCTCGCCTTCCGCAATTCCGATACGACGATCAAGCCGCAATACGCCGTGCAGCGCCTCTATGCGCTGACCAGGGATCGCGACGTCTATATTACGACCGAGGTCGGCCAGCACCAGATGTGGGCCGCCCAGCATTATCATTTCGACGAGCCCAACCGCTGGATGACGTCCGGCGGCCTCGGCACGATGGGCTACGGCCTGCCCGCGGCGATCGGCGCGCAGCTCGCGCATCCCAATGCGCTCGTCATCGACATCGCCGGCGAAGCCTCGATTCTGATGAACATCCAGGAGATGTCGACGGCGATCCAGTATCGTCTGCCGGTGAAGATCTTCATCTTGAACAACGAATATATGGGCATGGTACGCCAGTGGCAGGAGCTTCTGCACGGCGGCCGCTATTCGCACAGCTATTCGGAGGCGCTGCCGGATTTCGTGAAGCTCGCGGAAGCCTTCGGCGGCAAGGGCGTTCGCTGCTCGGACCCGAAGCTTCTCGACGCGGCGATCCAGGAGATGCTCGACTACGACGGGCCGGTGATCTTCGACTGCCTCGTCGACAAGGTCGAAAACTGCTTCCCGATGATCCCCTCCGGCAAGGCGCACAACGACATGCTGCTCGCCGATCTCTCCGACGACGCCGGCGTCGACATCGGGGCGATCATCGACGAAAAGGGCAAGATGCTGGTGTGA
- a CDS encoding NUDIX hydrolase, producing the protein MTDEPSFLAIDRLDCRLVSHDWAFAREAAEPIARHWAARCAVNPTLYDGPVLLACRVAVETEAGSSALKLDAFETRFSHFLAWRDFGWPDATVHNCFAMPAVRSSDGAYLLGEMGPGHSAAGQRYFPAGTPDLDDVLPGGVVDLSGSLWRELAEETGLPAAEGVAAEGWTVIFDRQRVACIKRIDWPEPAEALRARVRAHLAAEAAPELCDAHLLAPGRHDDPRLPTFMSAFLARAAETG; encoded by the coding sequence TTGACGGATGAGCCGAGCTTCCTGGCGATCGACCGCCTGGATTGCCGCCTGGTCTCGCACGACTGGGCCTTCGCCCGAGAGGCGGCGGAGCCGATTGCGCGTCACTGGGCCGCGCGATGCGCCGTCAACCCCACGCTCTATGACGGGCCGGTGCTGCTCGCTTGTCGCGTCGCCGTCGAGACCGAGGCGGGTTCGAGCGCGTTGAAACTCGACGCCTTCGAGACGCGCTTTTCGCATTTCCTCGCCTGGCGGGATTTCGGCTGGCCAGACGCCACCGTTCATAATTGCTTCGCCATGCCGGCGGTGCGCTCGAGCGACGGCGCCTATCTTCTGGGCGAAATGGGCCCGGGCCATTCCGCCGCGGGACAGCGTTACTTCCCCGCCGGCACCCCCGATCTCGACGACGTGCTCCCGGGCGGCGTCGTGGATCTGTCGGGGAGCCTCTGGCGCGAGCTTGCCGAGGAGACCGGCCTGCCCGCCGCCGAGGGGGTCGCCGCAGAGGGCTGGACGGTCATTTTCGATCGCCAGCGCGTCGCCTGCATCAAGCGCATCGACTGGCCGGAGCCGGCCGAAGCGCTCCGCGCCCGCGTCCGCGCTCATCTCGCCGCCGAGGCCGCGCCGGAGCTTTGCGACGCCCATCTTCTGGCGCCGGGGCGCCACGACGATCCCCGCCTGCCGACCTTCATGTCGGCCTTTCTCGCGCGCGCCGCCGAGACGGGCTGA
- the ilvN gene encoding acetolactate synthase small subunit produces the protein MNAPATPPSPYSASTSNSKVESHTLSVLVDNEPGVLARVVGLFSGRGYNIESLTVAEVAHAEHRSRITIVTSGAPETIDQIHHQLERIVPVRQVTDLTVSKRSLERELAMVKVRGRGEDRTDALQLAEAFRARVVDATTESFIFELTGRPDKIDEFVDLMRPIGLVEVSRTGVAAISRGPEPI, from the coding sequence ATGAACGCTCCCGCCACGCCGCCTTCTCCCTATTCCGCCTCGACCAGCAATTCGAAAGTCGAGTCGCATACGCTTTCCGTGCTCGTCGACAATGAGCCCGGCGTGCTCGCGCGCGTCGTCGGCCTGTTTTCGGGGCGGGGCTATAACATCGAGAGCCTTACCGTCGCCGAGGTCGCCCATGCCGAGCATCGCTCGCGCATCACCATCGTGACCTCCGGCGCGCCCGAAACCATCGACCAGATCCATCACCAGCTCGAGCGCATCGTCCCGGTGCGGCAGGTCACCGATCTTACCGTCTCCAAGCGCTCGCTCGAGCGCGAACTGGCGATGGTCAAAGTGCGCGGCCGCGGCGAGGATCGCACCGATGCGTTGCAGCTCGCCGAAGCCTTCCGCGCCCGCGTGGTCGACGCCACGACCGAGAGCTTCATTTTCGAATTGACCGGCAGGCCCGACAAGATCGACGAATTCGTCGATCTGATGCGCCCCATCGGCCTCGTGGAGGTCTCGCGCACGGGGGTCGCGGCGATCTCGCGCGGGCCCGAGCCGATCTAA
- a CDS encoding YebC/PmpR family DNA-binding transcriptional regulator, producing the protein MAGHSQFKNIMHKKGKQDAIRSKLFSKLAREITVAAKTGLPDPNMNARLRAAVLAAKAENMPKDNIERAIKKASGADAETYDEVRYEGYAPGGVAVIIEALTDNRNRTAGEVRSYFTKAGGALAETGAVSFMFDRVGMIEFDKKVASEDAMMEAAIDAGADDVSATEEAHEIVTSVETLRDVAKALEEKFGEPKKAALVWRPQNTIKVDDESGEKILKLVGTLEDNDDVQNVYANFEISDALMAKLAG; encoded by the coding sequence ATGGCCGGGCATAGTCAGTTCAAGAACATTATGCACAAGAAGGGCAAGCAGGACGCGATCCGCTCCAAGCTCTTCTCCAAGCTCGCCCGCGAAATCACCGTCGCCGCCAAGACGGGCCTGCCCGATCCCAACATGAACGCCCGCCTGCGCGCTGCGGTTCTCGCGGCCAAGGCGGAGAACATGCCCAAGGACAATATCGAACGCGCGATCAAGAAGGCCTCCGGCGCCGACGCCGAGACCTACGACGAAGTGCGCTACGAGGGCTATGCGCCGGGCGGCGTCGCCGTCATCATCGAGGCCTTGACCGACAACCGCAACCGCACGGCGGGCGAGGTGCGCTCCTATTTCACCAAGGCGGGCGGCGCGCTCGCCGAGACGGGCGCGGTTTCCTTCATGTTCGACCGTGTCGGGATGATCGAGTTCGACAAGAAGGTCGCCTCCGAGGACGCCATGATGGAAGCCGCGATCGACGCCGGCGCCGACGACGTCTCGGCGACGGAGGAGGCGCATGAGATCGTCACCTCGGTGGAGACCCTGCGCGACGTCGCCAAGGCGCTCGAGGAGAAATTCGGCGAGCCGAAGAAGGCGGCGCTGGTCTGGCGTCCGCAGAACACGATCAAGGTCGACGACGAGTCGGGCGAAAAGATCTTGAAGCTCGTCGGCACGCTCGAGGACAATGACGACGTGCAGAACGTCTACGCCAATTTCGAGATCTCGGATGCGCTGATGGCCAAGCTCGCGGGGTGA
- a CDS encoding nuclear transport factor 2 family protein: protein MPVEGNRAVALSATDIRFIIAEMLDCRMRRHYDRFVSFVDPTVVLSCHSWREGMIGPGVWNGVEGLRDLFRRTDENYLPGDHEIIDILVDGDQAAVRWRADWRRHENGRVYTNDAAHFLRWSNGRVVEMHEFFDAYCQPAPASVGLPSFEALLTPRQPGVLREEMERCARRLLQLETGRPEPDLVRKWCSPDIACVFAGDRARLPYAGSHKGLDALLGIIRAVHVDFEQRALGLSKILIEDARAACWRQVEWRHRGTGRTGVCELADFVRFDNGLIAELTEFRDTVSLVRMQD, encoded by the coding sequence ATGCCGGTTGAGGGGAACCGAGCTGTCGCGCTGAGCGCGACCGACATACGCTTCATCATCGCGGAAATGCTCGATTGCCGGATGCGCCGGCACTATGACCGTTTCGTCTCCTTCGTCGACCCGACCGTCGTGCTGTCCTGCCACAGCTGGCGCGAGGGCATGATCGGTCCCGGCGTTTGGAACGGCGTCGAGGGTCTGCGCGACCTTTTCCGTCGCACGGACGAAAATTACCTGCCCGGCGATCATGAGATCATCGACATTCTGGTGGATGGCGATCAGGCGGCGGTGCGCTGGCGCGCCGACTGGCGTCGGCATGAAAACGGGCGGGTCTATACCAATGACGCCGCGCATTTTCTCCGGTGGAGCAACGGCCGCGTCGTCGAAATGCACGAGTTTTTCGACGCTTATTGCCAGCCGGCGCCCGCCTCCGTCGGTCTCCCCTCTTTCGAAGCGCTGCTGACGCCGCGGCAACCCGGCGTGCTGCGCGAGGAAATGGAGCGCTGCGCGCGCCGCCTGCTGCAGCTGGAGACGGGGCGCCCCGAACCCGACCTCGTCCGCAAATGGTGCTCGCCCGATATTGCCTGCGTTTTTGCAGGCGATCGAGCCCGACTGCCTTACGCCGGGAGCCATAAGGGCCTCGACGCGCTTTTGGGAATCATACGGGCGGTTCATGTGGATTTCGAGCAGCGGGCGCTTGGGCTGTCGAAGATCCTGATCGAGGACGCGCGCGCCGCCTGTTGGCGACAGGTCGAGTGGCGTCACCGCGGCACCGGCCGGACCGGCGTCTGCGAGCTCGCGGATTTCGTGCGGTTCGACAACGGACTGATCGCCGAACTGACCGAATTTCGCGATACGGTCTCGCTGGTGCGGATGCAGGACTGA
- a CDS encoding nuclear transport factor 2 family protein: MYDLGGPADRAVEKETRRRVHELIHARMSGDAEAFLKFFVEDVELRHNCAKVTPYPAGAWSGRDALREDMRRADIEFEPLDAEILDVLVEGDRTAVRWRGSWRRRGSGGVLCKDLAHFLRWRNGRVAEMDEFIDDHAPERETGARLRSFAEMLEPPPPCLSREEMARRLMELGNFSREGPDIDLFRVYCAADVVCEFVGDPATIFYAGRHGGVDALTRIIGAINVDFEQVGAATPRMIVDGRAVAARRAVEWRHRGTGRRGIVELADFVRFENGRIVELVEFRDSVAVLQLQG, encoded by the coding sequence ATGTATGACTTGGGCGGGCCGGCTGATCGTGCTGTCGAGAAGGAGACGCGCCGGCGCGTTCACGAGCTGATCCACGCGCGCATGTCGGGCGACGCCGAGGCGTTCCTGAAATTTTTTGTCGAGGATGTGGAGCTGCGGCATAACTGCGCCAAGGTCACGCCTTATCCCGCCGGCGCGTGGTCGGGGCGCGACGCGCTCCGGGAGGATATGAGGCGCGCGGACATCGAATTCGAGCCGCTCGACGCCGAGATTCTGGACGTGCTGGTCGAGGGCGACCGCACGGCCGTGCGCTGGCGGGGGAGCTGGCGTCGCCGCGGCTCGGGCGGGGTGCTTTGCAAGGATCTGGCGCATTTTCTGCGCTGGCGGAACGGCCGCGTCGCCGAGATGGACGAGTTCATCGACGATCATGCGCCCGAACGCGAGACGGGCGCGCGGTTGAGAAGCTTCGCGGAGATGCTCGAGCCCCCGCCGCCCTGTCTCAGCCGCGAGGAAATGGCGCGCCGCCTGATGGAGCTCGGCAATTTCTCGCGCGAGGGGCCGGACATCGATCTGTTTCGCGTCTATTGCGCCGCTGACGTCGTGTGCGAATTCGTCGGCGATCCGGCGACCATCTTCTACGCGGGTCGGCACGGCGGCGTCGACGCGCTGACGCGCATCATCGGCGCGATCAACGTCGACTTCGAGCAGGTGGGCGCGGCGACGCCGCGCATGATCGTCGACGGCCGGGCCGTCGCCGCGCGCCGCGCGGTGGAATGGCGTCATCGCGGCACGGGCCGGCGCGGCATCGTCGAACTCGCCGACTTCGTGCGCTTCGAGAATGGGCGGATCGTCGAACTGGTCGAATTTCGCGACAGCGTCGCCGTCCTGCAACTGCAGGGCTGA
- a CDS encoding PhzF family phenazine biosynthesis protein gives MTGLAYHLVDVFTDRRFSGNPLAIVEGADRLSAEAMRAVAREFNLSETVFLCEPRDPVHSARLRIFTPERELPFAGHPTIGTAALLAETRAGDALARHGVVVALEADVGLLRCEALRGRSGVAYAECALPMTPRQAGPAPTAAALAAALSLKPADIGFDAHVPSAFAAGPAFVFAPIGSRAALDRARRAPAAFAAALGDAAGVFLYTRETVDPAAAVHARMLAQGLGFEEDPATGSAAAAFAAVALAFERPRDGEHEVFIEQGYAMGRPSRITLRMRVENGALAGVAIGGQVMRVGEGRLRL, from the coding sequence ATGACCGGCCTCGCCTACCATCTCGTCGACGTCTTCACCGATCGCCGATTTAGCGGCAATCCGCTCGCGATCGTCGAGGGCGCCGACAGGCTGTCGGCGGAAGCGATGCGCGCCGTCGCGCGAGAGTTCAATTTAAGCGAGACGGTGTTCCTCTGCGAACCGCGCGACCCCGTCCACAGCGCCCGCCTGCGCATTTTCACGCCCGAGCGGGAGCTGCCCTTCGCGGGCCATCCGACGATCGGGACGGCTGCGCTGCTCGCCGAGACCCGCGCCGGCGACGCTCTGGCCCGCCATGGCGTCGTCGTCGCGCTGGAGGCCGACGTCGGCCTCTTGCGCTGCGAGGCCTTGCGCGGGCGCAGCGGCGTCGCTTACGCTGAATGCGCGCTGCCCATGACGCCCCGCCAGGCCGGGCCGGCCCCTACGGCGGCGGCGCTCGCCGCCGCTTTATCGCTCAAGCCCGCTGACATCGGCTTCGACGCCCATGTCCCGAGCGCCTTCGCGGCGGGGCCCGCCTTCGTCTTCGCGCCCATAGGCTCCCGCGCCGCGCTCGACCGCGCCCGCCGCGCGCCCGCCGCCTTTGCGGCCGCGCTCGGCGACGCCGCCGGGGTCTTCCTCTACACGCGGGAGACCGTCGATCCGGCCGCCGCCGTGCACGCGCGCATGCTGGCGCAGGGGCTCGGCTTCGAGGAAGACCCGGCGACGGGGTCGGCCGCCGCCGCCTTCGCCGCCGTGGCGCTCGCCTTCGAACGCCCCAGGGATGGCGAGCATGAAGTGTTCATCGAACAGGGCTACGCCATGGGGCGGCCCTCGCGCATCACCCTGCGCATGCGGGTTGAAAACGGCGCGTTGGCGGGCGTTGCGATCGGCGGCCAGGTCATGCGCGTCGGCGAGGGGAGGCTGCGTCTTTGA
- a CDS encoding TIGR00730 family Rossman fold protein — protein sequence MSLKDEKKGPAKRPADPLRRREPLPDQRPKPVYEDPQAAARVATLLASPAYRVADSDIDFLTSDDARGPRLELDYLKAELLLRQHGVTDAIVVFGSTRIVEPKAAQARLDAARSLAAAAPDDPEAARRLKIAERIAGKAHYYDVAREFGRIVGASGQLPDGGRLAVVTGGGPGIMEAANRGAYDVGAETAGFNITLPHEQFPNPYLTPELCFRFHYFAMRKLHFVLRARALVAFPGGFGTLDELFETLTLAQTRVMKPLPIILVGEAYWRGVFDPDFLVEEGVIAPEDRDLFWYAETAREIWEGILRWRQEAGDPLF from the coding sequence ATGAGTCTCAAAGACGAAAAGAAGGGTCCCGCGAAGCGCCCGGCCGATCCGCTGCGCCGCCGCGAGCCTTTGCCCGATCAGCGCCCCAAGCCGGTTTACGAGGATCCTCAGGCCGCCGCGCGCGTGGCGACGCTGCTCGCCAGCCCCGCTTACCGCGTAGCGGATTCGGACATTGACTTCCTCACGAGCGACGACGCCCGCGGCCCGCGACTGGAGCTCGACTATCTCAAAGCCGAGCTGCTGTTGCGCCAGCACGGCGTCACCGACGCCATTGTCGTCTTCGGATCGACCCGGATCGTGGAGCCCAAGGCGGCGCAGGCCCGGCTCGACGCGGCCCGCAGCCTCGCGGCCGCCGCCCCCGACGATCCGGAAGCGGCGCGGCGCCTGAAGATCGCCGAGCGCATCGCCGGCAAGGCGCATTATTACGACGTCGCCCGCGAATTCGGGCGGATCGTCGGCGCCTCCGGCCAATTGCCGGACGGCGGCCGGCTCGCGGTGGTCACCGGCGGCGGGCCCGGCATCATGGAGGCGGCGAATCGGGGCGCCTATGACGTCGGCGCGGAGACTGCGGGCTTCAACATTACGCTGCCGCACGAGCAGTTCCCCAACCCCTATCTGACGCCGGAGCTTTGTTTTCGCTTTCATTACTTCGCCATGCGCAAGCTGCATTTCGTGCTGCGGGCGCGGGCGCTGGTCGCTTTTCCCGGCGGTTTCGGGACGCTCGACGAATTGTTCGAGACCCTCACCCTCGCCCAGACCCGGGTGATGAAGCCCCTGCCGATTATTCTCGTCGGCGAAGCCTATTGGCGCGGCGTCTTCGATCCCGACTTTCTCGTCGAGGAAGGCGTCATCGCGCCGGAAGACCGCGATCTGTTCTGGTACGCCGAGACGGCCCGGGAGATTTGGGAGGGAATTTTGCGCTGGCGGCAAGAGGCCGGCGATCCGCTTTTCTGA
- a CDS encoding SDR family oxidoreductase, with protein MGRFDNKVALVTGAARGLGRVTALAFAREGAKVAVADIDEAGGAETLSMIRAAGGAGVFIRADMRIEREVEAMVAETARAFGRLDCAVNNAGVVRFQPIVDETAEGFDFHLDVNLRGVFFCMKHEIRQMRKNGGGAIVNQSSITGSLTGNPGEGAYAASKGGVDGLTKTVALEVAKDNISVNAICACGIDAPGDVFHQWMEKEGITPEAAGRLFPIGRMGRAEELTEAALFLSSEQARFIIGHLLVVDGGWIAR; from the coding sequence GTGGGGCGGTTCGACAATAAGGTCGCGCTGGTCACGGGCGCGGCGCGGGGGCTCGGCCGCGTCACCGCGCTGGCTTTTGCGCGAGAGGGCGCCAAAGTCGCGGTGGCCGATATCGACGAAGCCGGCGGGGCGGAGACGCTTTCCATGATCCGCGCCGCCGGCGGCGCGGGCGTCTTCATCCGCGCCGATATGCGCATCGAGCGGGAGGTCGAGGCGATGGTGGCGGAGACGGCCCGCGCCTTCGGCCGCCTCGACTGCGCCGTGAACAACGCCGGCGTGGTGCGCTTTCAGCCGATCGTCGACGAGACGGCGGAGGGCTTCGACTTCCATCTCGACGTCAATCTGCGCGGCGTCTTCTTCTGCATGAAGCACGAGATCCGGCAGATGCGCAAAAACGGCGGCGGCGCCATCGTCAATCAGTCGTCGATCACGGGAAGCCTCACCGGCAATCCGGGCGAGGGCGCCTATGCGGCGAGCAAGGGCGGGGTCGACGGGCTCACCAAGACCGTCGCGCTCGAGGTCGCCAAGGACAATATCAGCGTCAACGCCATCTGCGCCTGCGGCATCGACGCGCCGGGCGACGTGTTTCACCAATGGATGGAGAAGGAGGGGATTACGCCCGAAGCCGCCGGCAGGCTCTTCCCGATCGGCCGCATGGGCCGCGCCGAGGAGCTGACGGAGGCGGCGCTGTTCCTTTCCTCCGAACAGGCGCGCTTCATTATCGGCCACCTGCTCGTCGTCGACGGCGGCTGGATCGCGCGATAG